The proteins below are encoded in one region of Salvia miltiorrhiza cultivar Shanhuang (shh) unplaced genomic scaffold, IMPLAD_Smil_shh fragScaff_scaffold_149, whole genome shotgun sequence:
- the LOC131002586 gene encoding uncharacterized protein LOC131002586, whose protein sequence is MVLLDESEDDLPPAKQARTSGPTVETSTADEESAAPTEETTEPTASSPVQSLDTLLNEAEAEVAAENPSDDDTLLTEVLTKLKRKAIREGKRKATTSAVPPTPEATESEEEDMDVEDEEPEGSDMEANKAYQPFFYTADAAKSWQNVKKMECYSERNIEQDSFKVLNLVEFFKSRHLFKSVTEVEPFVKAVVQLVYSNLTADFGNPKSRKYGKAFYRNTVFNLTPSVINGILGTPDVKPTAVKNMDKVASVITGGKVRKWLKPMKSSTLSYLYSALFKIMTMNWIVSTNSTVVTQQHGILLYCIGEGLPFNLGQVIFDQIAASSQLSGLPFPSLIFRALRSQGVQVKASAKREVIHEYALTSMLFSEGKVADLPWVNPVAAPSVEDTTMITIPKATLQALLQHIDELENSLLQARRIQGESSSILNQAKGQLTALLSSQKGGEDAAADAAEGTGE, encoded by the coding sequence ATGGTGTTACTCGACGAATCAGAAGACGACCTACCTCCAGCCAAGCAAGCACGGACGTCTGGGCCGACGGTAGAAACCTCCACTGCTGACGAAGAATCTGCGGCTCCAACAGAGGAGACCACAGAACCAACAGCCTCTTCTCCGGTGCAGTCTCTGGATACTCTGCTCAACGAGGCTGAAGCAGAGGTAGCAGCGGAGAATCCTTCTGACGACGACACACTTCTCACTGAGGTGTTAACAAAGCTCAAGCGAAAAGCCATTCGTGAAGGAAAAAGGAAGGCTACCACCTCGGCTGTGCCCCCAACACCTGAGGCCACAGAGTCAGAGGAAGAAGACATGGACGTCGAAGACGAGGAGCCCGAAGGCTCAGACATGGAGGCCAACAAAGCTTACCAGCCCTTCTTCTACACTGCGGATGCGGCAAAGTCTTGGCAAAATGTCAAAAAGATGGAGTGTTACAGTGAGCGGAACATCGAGCAAGACTCATTTAAAGTGCTCAATCTGGTGGAATTCTTCAAATCTCGCCATCTGTTCAAGTCCGTGACGGAGGTAGAGCCGTTTGTTAAAGCAGTGGTGCAGCTGGTTTATAGCAACTTGACAGCCGATTTCGGAAACCCAAAGTCCAGGAAGTACGGGAAAGCTTTTTACAGGAACACGGTCTTTAATTTGACGCCTTCGGTCATCAATGGAATTCTTGGCACGCCTGATGTGAAGCCCACAGCAGTAAAGAACATGGACAAAGTGGCCTCAGTCATCACTGGTGGGAAAGTGCGGAAATGGTTAAAGCCGATGAAATCATCCACCTTGTCCTATCTGTATTCTGCCTTGTTCAAGATCATGACCATGAACTGGATTGTGTCAACCAACTCCACCGTGGTTACACAACAGCATGGCATACTTCTCTATTGCATTGGAGAAGGATTGCCATTTAATCTAGGTCAGGTTATCTTTGATCAAATTGCCGCTTCTTCTCAATTGTCGGGGTTGCCGTTCCCCTCTTTGATTTTCAGGGCACTTCGGAGTCAAGGTGTACAGGTGAAAGCGTCTGCCAAGAGGGAGGTCATTCATGAGTATGCTCTTACGAGCATGCTCTTTAGCGAGGGCAAAGTTGCTGATCTGCCCTGGGTTAATCCAGTTGCTGCTCCCTCTGTTGAGGACACTACCATGATCACAATACCTAAGGCAACATTGCAGGCCCTGTTGCAGCATATCGACGAATTGGAGAACAGCCTTCTGCAAGCCCGAAGAATTCAGGGGGAGTCATCGTCAATCCTGAATCAAGCCAAAGGACAGTTAACTGCCCTCCTTTCTTCCCAAAAAGGGGGAGAAGATGCTGCTGCTGATGCTGCTGAGGGAACAGGAGAGTAA